A portion of the Candidatus Acidiferrales bacterium genome contains these proteins:
- a CDS encoding molybdopterin-dependent oxidoreductase codes for MDSIGNRKSQIGIGSTAPAGDSDANLNRRQTSRRDFLKGLGAAGATAALALWSLESCTRGPGLEAIKNPLSYYPNRDWEKIYRDQYRFDRTFTWVCAPNDTHMCRIRSFVRNGVIIRSEQNYDYQNYTDLYGNRAFIGWNPRGCLKGYTFHRRVYGPYRLKGPVIRKGWKEWADNGFPSLSDHPELRRKYRFDDRGNDTFVRVSWDEAARYAAMGLKAIAETYSGDAGGERFKKDGYLQEMLEHWHGAGTRTMKIGSSLPVHGIVGKFGLFRFGNMMALLDHHVRGVPPERAQGAREWTEYTWRGDQAPGQPFVHGLQTSDCDLNDMRHTRLHIQVGKNMIENKMPDSHWMTEVIERGGKIVNIAPEYNCPATKSNYWIPVRPGLSDTAIFLYLAKYLIEQELYDADFVRRFTDFPVLVRTDTLKHLKPEDVFENYQMPDISDGPSYRIQGLTDEQRRRVGDFVVYDEKSGTPKAITRDDVGDRLKEKAIVPALDWKGTITTTDGKKVEVMTTLSLYRIHLQDYDLDTVAEITESDKKLIQQLAHDVATIKPAAIHHGEGINHYFHATLHNRAVHLPLMLTGNIGKHGAGVYTWAGNYKGAVFQGSPWSGPGASAYVAEDPFNPVLDPKARITHEHIRHTMRGEEVGYWGAGDRPLIVDTPKGRKVFTGKTHMPTPTKLIWYNNANLLNQAKWIYHLINSVNPKVDMIVDQQIEWTGSAEYADLVLPVNSWIEAQTLEAGSSCSNPFLQLWGGKRYRATRAIAPLYDSVDDGMVFAKVAEKLTELTGDKRFGDHWHFVLSGETEVYLDRVFASSTTTRTKDGRKYTAKEILEGAYGNEPGSVLMLYRTYPRVPFFEQVHDSLPFYTDTGRMNSYCDIPEAIEYGENFIVHREGPEATPYLPNVIVSSNPYIRPQDYGISLRAMDADLRQIRNVKMPWRRVKQTKNPLWERGFRLFCSTPKSRHSVHSSWSVVDWNWIWSDNFGDPFRKDKRAPGVADRQIQINPLTAKELGIEDGDYVYVDANPTDRPFVGWQKNPVRYRAFRCMVRVKYNPGLPRNFTIMKHTGWMATERTVRAHESRPDGRALAEDTGYQASYRYGSHQSITRAWMMPMHQTDNLFHKQTGAMAFVFGFAIDNHAINSVPKETLIRITKAQDGGLGGKGIWTPATTGFSPGNESADGQQYLQGGFIRVKS; via the coding sequence ATGGACTCAATCGGAAATCGGAAATCGCAAATCGGAATTGGAAGCACGGCCCCGGCGGGCGACAGTGACGCGAATTTGAACAGACGCCAAACGAGTCGGCGGGATTTCTTGAAGGGATTGGGCGCGGCCGGGGCCACAGCAGCGCTCGCCCTATGGTCGCTCGAATCGTGTACTCGCGGTCCTGGGCTAGAGGCGATCAAGAACCCCCTGAGTTACTACCCCAACCGCGATTGGGAGAAGATCTACCGCGACCAGTACCGCTTCGACCGGACTTTCACCTGGGTCTGCGCGCCCAACGATACGCATATGTGCAGGATCCGGTCATTCGTGCGCAACGGCGTCATCATCCGCAGCGAGCAAAACTACGATTACCAGAACTACACCGACCTCTACGGCAATCGAGCTTTCATTGGATGGAATCCCAGAGGGTGCTTGAAGGGATATACGTTTCACCGTCGCGTGTATGGGCCGTACCGACTCAAAGGTCCAGTGATACGCAAAGGCTGGAAAGAGTGGGCTGACAATGGGTTTCCTTCGCTCTCGGACCATCCCGAACTGCGCCGCAAATATCGCTTCGACGATCGGGGAAATGATACGTTCGTCCGGGTGTCCTGGGACGAAGCGGCGCGATATGCCGCTATGGGCTTGAAGGCTATCGCCGAGACCTACAGTGGCGACGCGGGCGGGGAACGGTTCAAGAAGGACGGATACCTGCAGGAGATGCTCGAGCACTGGCACGGTGCCGGGACGCGCACTATGAAGATCGGCTCCTCGCTTCCGGTCCACGGGATTGTCGGGAAATTCGGTCTGTTCCGCTTCGGCAACATGATGGCCTTGCTGGACCACCACGTCCGGGGCGTGCCACCGGAGCGGGCCCAGGGCGCGCGCGAATGGACCGAGTATACGTGGCGGGGCGATCAAGCTCCGGGCCAACCCTTTGTTCATGGGCTTCAAACCTCAGATTGCGACTTGAACGACATGCGCCACACCCGGCTCCACATTCAGGTCGGCAAGAACATGATCGAAAATAAAATGCCCGATTCGCACTGGATGACTGAGGTCATCGAGCGAGGGGGAAAGATCGTCAACATTGCCCCCGAGTACAATTGCCCGGCCACCAAATCGAACTACTGGATTCCTGTTCGACCCGGGCTGTCGGACACGGCAATCTTTCTCTACTTGGCCAAGTACCTGATCGAGCAAGAGCTTTACGATGCCGATTTCGTGCGGCGCTTCACTGACTTTCCCGTGCTGGTGCGAACCGATACTCTCAAGCACCTCAAACCGGAGGACGTATTTGAGAACTACCAGATGCCCGACATATCCGATGGCCCCAGTTACCGCATTCAGGGACTGACCGATGAACAACGGCGACGAGTTGGCGATTTCGTAGTCTACGACGAGAAGTCGGGCACCCCCAAGGCCATCACCCGCGATGATGTGGGCGATCGACTCAAGGAGAAGGCAATCGTTCCGGCGCTGGATTGGAAAGGCACGATCACGACCACGGACGGGAAAAAAGTGGAAGTGATGACCACGTTGTCGCTCTACCGCATTCATCTTCAGGACTACGACTTGGATACGGTTGCCGAGATCACCGAATCGGACAAGAAGCTGATCCAGCAGTTGGCGCATGACGTGGCCACTATTAAGCCGGCGGCGATCCACCACGGAGAGGGGATCAACCATTATTTCCATGCCACACTGCACAACCGTGCGGTCCATCTTCCCCTCATGCTGACGGGAAACATCGGCAAGCATGGCGCCGGCGTCTATACCTGGGCGGGGAATTACAAGGGCGCGGTGTTCCAGGGTTCCCCGTGGTCGGGTCCGGGAGCCAGCGCCTACGTGGCGGAAGACCCGTTCAACCCGGTGCTCGATCCCAAAGCGAGAATCACTCACGAACACATCCGGCACACCATGCGCGGTGAGGAGGTCGGGTATTGGGGGGCTGGCGACCGTCCGCTGATTGTGGACACGCCCAAGGGACGGAAGGTCTTCACCGGCAAGACCCACATGCCCACCCCCACGAAACTCATCTGGTACAACAACGCCAACCTGCTCAATCAAGCCAAATGGATTTACCACCTCATCAACAGCGTCAACCCCAAGGTTGACATGATTGTGGATCAACAGATCGAGTGGACCGGCTCGGCGGAATATGCCGACCTGGTCTTGCCGGTGAATTCCTGGATTGAGGCCCAAACGCTGGAAGCGGGGAGTTCCTGCTCGAACCCATTTCTGCAATTGTGGGGCGGCAAGAGGTACCGAGCAACCCGGGCCATCGCCCCCTTGTACGATTCGGTTGATGATGGCATGGTCTTTGCCAAGGTCGCGGAAAAGTTAACCGAGTTGACGGGTGATAAACGCTTTGGGGATCACTGGCATTTCGTCCTCAGCGGCGAAACGGAGGTTTACCTGGACCGCGTGTTTGCCTCCTCTACCACCACCCGGACGAAAGATGGTCGAAAATACACGGCTAAGGAGATCCTGGAAGGAGCTTACGGAAACGAACCTGGCTCTGTCCTCATGCTTTATCGGACCTATCCCCGCGTGCCCTTCTTCGAACAGGTTCACGATTCGCTGCCCTTTTACACGGACACCGGCCGAATGAACTCCTACTGTGACATCCCGGAGGCGATCGAATACGGTGAGAATTTCATCGTCCACCGTGAAGGTCCTGAAGCGACCCCCTATCTGCCGAACGTGATTGTTTCGTCGAACCCCTACATCCGACCCCAGGATTACGGCATCTCGCTACGCGCTATGGACGCCGACCTGAGACAAATCCGCAACGTCAAAATGCCCTGGCGCCGGGTGAAGCAGACGAAGAATCCCCTCTGGGAGCGAGGATTTCGCCTCTTCTGCTCCACGCCCAAGAGTCGTCATTCTGTCCATTCTTCCTGGAGCGTAGTGGACTGGAATTGGATCTGGTCTGATAATTTCGGCGACCCCTTTCGAAAAGATAAACGCGCGCCGGGCGTCGCCGACCGACAAATTCAGATCAACCCGCTGACGGCAAAAGAGCTTGGGATTGAAGACGGCGACTACGTTTACGTGGATGCCAACCCGACGGATCGGCCATTTGTGGGGTGGCAGAAGAACCCAGTGCGCTACAGGGCGTTTCGCTGCATGGTCCGGGTGAAATACAATCCGGGCTTGCCTCGGAATTTCACTATTATGAAGCATACAGGCTGGATGGCCACCGAGCGAACGGTGAGAGCCCACGAGTCGCGCCCGGACGGTCGGGCGCTGGCTGAGGATACTGGCTACCAGGCGAGCTATCGCTATGGCAGCCACCAGTCTATCACCCGGGCTTGGATGATGCCCATGCATCAGACGGACAACCTGTTTCACAAGCAGACCGGTGCCATGGCATTCGTCTTTGGTTTCGCCATCGACAATCATGCGATCAACAGCGTCCCCAAGGAAACGCTGATACGGATCACGAAGGCCCAAGATGGTGGCCTGGGCGGCAAAGGAATCTGGACGCCCGCGACCACCGGCTTTTCTCCCGGGAATGAGAGCGCCGATGGCCAACAGTACCTGCAAGGGGGGTTTATTCGGGTGAAATCGTAA
- a CDS encoding DUF420 domain-containing protein has protein sequence MIASSPPHEAWYGILPHLNASLNATSALLLTAGYLFIRRKRVTAHKICMVSALAVASLFLISYLTYHYHVGSVRFTGEGWIRPVYFSILISHTVLAVSIIPLALITLRRALKGRFDKHVRIARWTLPLWLYVSVTGVIVYIMLYHLYRA, from the coding sequence ATGATTGCTTCTTCCCCTCCCCATGAGGCATGGTACGGCATCCTGCCCCATTTGAACGCCAGCCTGAATGCCACGAGTGCGCTTCTGCTGACGGCTGGTTACTTGTTCATTCGGCGAAAGAGGGTGACCGCCCACAAGATTTGCATGGTGTCGGCCTTGGCCGTCGCATCGCTTTTCCTGATTTCCTATCTGACGTATCACTACCACGTTGGCTCGGTGCGGTTCACGGGAGAGGGATGGATTCGGCCGGTCTATTTCTCGATTCTTATTTCGCACACGGTTCTGGCTGTTTCGATCATACCGCTGGCGCTCATCACCCTGCGTCGCGCCTTGAAAGGCAGGTTCGACAAACACGTTCGCATCGCCCGCTGGACGTTGCCCCTCTGGCTCTACGTTTCCGTCACCGGAGTGATCGTCTATATCATGCTCTACCACCTTTACCGCGCCTGA
- a CDS encoding ABC transporter permease, protein MEESGSSFLLPLGTLWWRELLRFYRQRSRVIGVVGSPLVFWLLIGSGLGTSFRAPSTADASSRGILASGQAGGIGYLEYFFPGTLVLILLFTSIFCMMSVIEDRREGFLLSVLVAPISRSTLVLGKVLGGTTLAVLQAIVFLLLAPVVGISLYPLQILFLVAILFLIALGLTGLGFVVAWRMDSVQGFHAIVNLFLIPMWLLSGALFPASGAFGWVRWIMKANPLTYGTAALRQVLYLPVQAAEGGVSSLALSLGVTALFGVFMIGIAFRVARQRAI, encoded by the coding sequence ATGGAAGAAAGCGGCTCCAGCTTTTTGCTTCCACTGGGAACCCTCTGGTGGCGCGAGCTGCTGCGCTTTTATCGGCAGCGGAGCCGCGTTATCGGCGTCGTCGGATCGCCCCTTGTCTTTTGGCTTCTCATCGGATCGGGGTTGGGGACATCGTTCCGCGCGCCCTCGACCGCCGACGCCTCCTCCAGGGGTATCCTCGCATCCGGTCAGGCCGGGGGAATCGGTTATCTGGAGTATTTTTTCCCCGGGACGCTCGTCCTTATCCTTCTCTTCACCTCCATTTTTTGCATGATGTCAGTCATTGAAGACCGCCGAGAAGGTTTTCTGCTTTCGGTTTTGGTGGCCCCCATCTCCCGGTCAACCCTGGTGCTTGGGAAAGTCCTGGGCGGCACGACCCTGGCCGTCCTCCAGGCGATTGTCTTTCTCCTGCTCGCGCCCGTGGTTGGAATCTCCCTGTATCCGCTGCAAATCCTCTTTCTTGTAGCCATTCTTTTTCTCATTGCCCTCGGCCTGACGGGGCTGGGGTTTGTCGTCGCCTGGCGCATGGATTCGGTGCAAGGATTTCACGCCATCGTGAACCTGTTTCTCATCCCCATGTGGTTATTGTCGGGAGCCCTGTTTCCTGCCTCGGGAGCTTTCGGTTGGGTTCGCTGGATCATGAAAGCGAACCCGCTCACTTATGGGACGGCCGCTCTGCGCCAGGTGCTTTACCTTCCTGTTCAGGCCGCCGAGGGCGGTGTCTCTTCTCTGGCACTGTCGCTGGGAGTCACCGCTTTGTTCGGTGTCTTTATGATCGGGATAGCGTTTCGGGTGGCGCGTCAGCGCGCCATCTGA
- a CDS encoding ethylbenzene dehydrogenase-related protein: protein MKKNQYAVLSVIAVLIMGGAIIWWIWRGRKAAGEVSRGQVIYDEYCAVCHGVKGDGRGEGAYLLLPKPRNFRAGKFRLVSSQNLEPTREDLFRTITRGMPDTPMPSWGDLSESDRWDVVDYILKLNREGWVEIAMRSGDTRKAAEKYAAEMVQPGDPIPIPPEPPVTREGLEQGRKYYKTACAQCHGANGEGKRDPTWRTAEGFSTWSRNFKRGVFKGGREGKQLYLRFSAGVPGTPMPSSKLPGEQVWQVVHYVQSLSDPAAQERAQIRAQEIEVRRLQRLPSDPDDGVWATVAEVRVPLMPLWWHDGHVDAVRVKAVHDGHRLAFLFEWNDSTQNVEGIRQRSFPDGAAVQLTANASPPLFAMGAPGKAVNIWHWKALWDEDRKNFQDVGTIFPRMAADGYYGSQKGWQSEPMQDTTFRPADAAHNLIASPHRTSVVENGNAVGLGTFASRAAEKQNVQGVSRWKDGVWRLELLRNIQASGAEDIPLRPGQRVSVAFAIWDGSAGDRNGQKSVSIWNTLTLK from the coding sequence ATGAAGAAGAATCAATATGCCGTGCTATCTGTCATTGCCGTCCTCATCATGGGTGGCGCGATCATTTGGTGGATTTGGAGAGGAAGGAAGGCCGCCGGGGAAGTTTCTCGGGGGCAGGTGATTTACGATGAATACTGTGCCGTTTGCCACGGAGTGAAAGGAGATGGGAGAGGTGAAGGTGCCTATCTCCTTCTGCCAAAGCCCAGGAATTTTCGGGCGGGAAAATTCAGATTGGTCAGCTCACAAAACCTCGAGCCGACCAGAGAGGATTTGTTCCGAACGATCACCCGCGGGATGCCCGACACGCCGATGCCCTCGTGGGGCGATCTGTCGGAGAGCGACCGTTGGGACGTAGTGGACTACATCCTCAAGCTCAACCGGGAAGGGTGGGTTGAGATCGCCATGCGCTCGGGCGACACACGCAAGGCTGCCGAGAAGTACGCTGCCGAGATGGTTCAACCTGGAGATCCGATTCCGATCCCGCCCGAACCGCCCGTGACCCGGGAAGGGCTGGAGCAAGGTCGGAAATACTACAAGACGGCCTGTGCCCAGTGCCATGGCGCGAACGGGGAAGGCAAGCGTGACCCCACTTGGCGGACCGCCGAAGGCTTTTCCACCTGGTCGCGCAACTTCAAACGCGGCGTGTTCAAGGGAGGGCGTGAGGGGAAGCAGCTCTACCTGAGGTTCTCGGCTGGAGTGCCAGGCACACCGATGCCCAGCTCGAAACTTCCTGGAGAGCAAGTCTGGCAGGTTGTCCATTACGTCCAGAGCCTGTCCGATCCGGCGGCTCAGGAACGAGCTCAAATCCGAGCCCAGGAAATTGAGGTCAGACGACTCCAGCGCCTGCCCTCCGATCCGGATGATGGTGTCTGGGCGACGGTGGCCGAAGTTCGTGTGCCGTTGATGCCGCTCTGGTGGCACGACGGTCATGTTGATGCGGTCCGAGTGAAGGCCGTTCACGATGGTCACCGCTTGGCATTCCTCTTCGAGTGGAATGACAGCACGCAGAATGTGGAGGGAATTCGGCAGCGAAGTTTTCCCGACGGGGCCGCGGTTCAGTTGACGGCGAACGCTTCTCCACCCTTGTTTGCCATGGGAGCGCCAGGCAAGGCAGTCAACATCTGGCACTGGAAAGCGCTCTGGGATGAGGACCGGAAGAATTTTCAGGACGTTGGCACAATTTTTCCTCGAATGGCCGCTGACGGTTACTACGGTTCGCAAAAAGGCTGGCAGTCTGAGCCCATGCAAGATACCACCTTCCGGCCAGCGGATGCGGCGCATAACCTGATCGCTTCGCCCCACCGAACGAGCGTTGTCGAGAATGGCAACGCCGTTGGCTTGGGGACGTTTGCCTCCCGGGCCGCCGAAAAGCAAAACGTACAGGGCGTGTCCCGCTGGAAGGATGGGGTATGGCGTCTGGAGTTGCTGCGAAATATCCAAGCATCTGGTGCTGAGGACATCCCGCTTCGTCCCGGGCAGAGAGTCTCTGTCGCCTTCGCAATCTGGGACGGAAGCGCTGGTGATCGCAATGGTCAGAAGAGCGTCAGCATCTGGAACACCCTGACGCTGAAATAG